One window of Drosophila busckii strain San Diego stock center, stock number 13000-0081.31 chromosome 3L, ASM1175060v1, whole genome shotgun sequence genomic DNA carries:
- the LOC108599143 gene encoding proton-coupled amino acid transporter-like protein CG1139: MHDNDNKNGTIVYPTSAKAKLDTNDDYDPHMHRNVKNPTNNWQTFAHFLKASIGTGVLAMPSAFAHAGYINGVILTILIGSLALYCLHILINSMYELCKRERVPYVSFSDAMKLGLQQGPPALRCLVPIATPFVDGFLAFYHFGICCVYVVFIAESIKQLVDEHLVVWDARIHMCLLIVPLLLIYSIRNLKVLAPFSSGANLLLFVGFGMVLYYIFDDLPPLSEREPFVEVSKLPTFFGTVLFALEAVGVILAIEENMATPRAYVQPCGIMNWGMSIVLFLYVLLGFFGYWKYGPEALGSVTLNIPQEKIMAQVVKIFFAITTYISYALQGYVTANIVWGKYLSKRIKDTSKHTLFELLFRACIVLLTFACAVAIPDLSVFLSLVGSFCLSILGLIFPALLQICVQYETGYGRFNFRLWCNLLLLLFGFFGGIVGTYVSIVDIINAFSN; encoded by the exons ATGCA CGACAACGATAATAAGAATGGCACAATTGTATATCCGACAAGTGCCAAGGCTAAATTGGATACCAACGATGATTACGATCCGCATATGCATCGCAATGTGAAGAATCCAACCAA caactGGCAGACCTTTGCGCATTTCCTGAAGGCTTCCATAGGCACTGGAGTGCTGGCCATGCCCAGCGCCTTTGCGCATGCGGGTTACATTAATGGCGTCATTCTTACGATACTTATAGGCTCTTTGGCTTTGTATTGTTTGCATATATTG ATAAACTCGATGTATGAGCTTTGCAAGCGTGAGCGTGTGCCCTACGTAAGCTTTTCGGATGCCATGAAGTTGGGCTTACAACAAGGTCCGCCCGCATTACGTTGTCTAGTGCCTATTGCTAC TCCCTTTGTTGACGGTTTCCTGGCCTTCTAtcactttggcatttgctgcgTCTATGTTGTCTTCATAGCGGAGAGCATCAAACAGCTTGTGGATGAGCATTTGGTCGTCTGGGacgcacgcatacatatgtgtctGCTGATAGTGCCACTGCTGCTAATCTACAGCATACGCAACTTGAAAGTGTTAGCGCCATTTTCGAGCGGCGCCAACTTGTTGCTATTTGTag GCTTCGGCATggttttgtattatatatttgatgATTTGCCGCCGCTAAGTGAGCGCGAGCCTTTTGTTGAAGTAAGCAAGCTGCCAACGTTCTTTGGCACAGTGTTGTTTGCCTTGGAGGCGGTGGGCGtg ATTTTGGCTATAGAGGAAAATATGGCTACGCCGCGCGCCTATGTCCAGCCCTGCGGCATTATGAACTGGGGCATGTCCATTGTCTTGTTCTTATATGTGCTGCTGGGCTTCTTTGGCTACTGGAAATATGGCCCAGAGGCGCTTGGCAGCGTGACATTGAATATACCTCAAGAGAAAAT tATGGCTCAGGTGGTTAAGATATTCTTTGCCATtactacatatatatcatATGCGCTGCAGGGCTATGTCACAGCAAATATTGTGTGGGGCAAATATCTGAGCAAACGCATTAAAGATACATCCAAGCATACGCTATTCGAGCTGCTCTTTCGTGCCTGCATTGTGCTGTTGACTT ttgCCTGCGCCGTTGCCATACCAGACTTGTCCGTGTTCCTATCGCTTGTGGGCAGCTTTTGCTTATCCATATTGGGTCTTATTTTTCCAGCTCTGCTGCAAATCTGTGTGCAATATGAAACTGGCTATGGACGCTTTAATTTTAGACTCTggtgcaatttgttgctattgctgtttgGCTTCTTTGGCGGCATTGTGGGCACCTATGTGAGCATTGTGGATATTATTAACGCCTTTAGCAATTAA